In a genomic window of Quercus lobata isolate SW786 chromosome 4, ValleyOak3.0 Primary Assembly, whole genome shotgun sequence:
- the LOC115985088 gene encoding uncharacterized protein LOC115985088 translates to MNGIGHISVYLAIVDTAKYTPGWEVNVSFKLFMFDQIRDKFLTIQDADGAIRRFHDRRFDDIKNEWGFHKFLSLEYFKDRSQGYLVNDYCVFGAELFVHDCFSCANCTFPGKVYIHDRELLTDHHLDPNILHLFVHQGSFKKGAGELDLFDGSVPKAGTGLGPGPVWACAQGRHEVGPGNPCRTLLVYPKGIYNGEIKAISLFLFSCDCVLPEHNFFAEFKIRIKDQVNNAHVEKTDKHWFTTSSTEWRFPHFMPLKDLQDASKGLLMNDALIIEGEIIVMSNVK, encoded by the exons ATGAATGGAATTGGTCACATCTCAGTTTACTTGGCAATTGTCGATACTGCAAAGTATACTCCTGGCTGGGAAGTTAATGTCAGCTTCAAATTGTTCATGTTCGATCAAATACGAGACAAGTTCTTGACCATTCAAG ATGCTGATGGGGCAATTAGAAGATTCCATGATAGAAGATTTGATGATATCAAAAATGAATGGGGCTTTCACAAATTTCTATCCCTTGAATATTTCAAAGATCGTTCTCAAGGATACCTTGTCAATGATTATTGCGTATTTGGTGCTGAGCTTTTTGTTCATGACTgct TTTCCTGTGCAAATTGCACCTTCCCGGGAAAGGTTTATATACATGACCGGGAACTGTTGACCGACCACCACTTGGACCCCAATATCTTACACTTGTTTGTTCATCAAGGAAGCTTCAAGAAGGGAGCAGGAGAACTGGACCTTTTTGATGGGTCTGTGCCTAAGGCCGGCACAGgactgggcccagggcctgtatgggcctgtgCCCAAGGACGGCATGAGGTTGGGCCCGGG AATCCTTGTAGGACGTTATTGGTTTATCCCAAAGGAATTTATAATGGAGAAATCAAAGCGATATCGCTCTTCCTCTTTTCTTGTGATTGTGTTTTACCTGAGCACaatttttttgcagaattcaAGATACGTATAAAGGACCAAGTTAACAATGCTCACGTAGAAAAAACAG ATAAACATTGGTTCACTACCTCTTCGACTGAATGGCGTTTCCCACACTTTATGCCTCTTAAGGATCTCCAAGATGCATCCAAGGGACTTCTTATGAATGATGCTTTAATTATAGAAGGAGAAATAATAGTTATGTCTAATGTTAAGTGA